A window of Blastomonas sp. SL216 contains these coding sequences:
- a CDS encoding hydantoinase/oxoprolinase family protein — protein MSYRLGVDVGGTFTDLLLFDEQSGAFWRHKTPSTPHDSSEGILTGVQAICGSAGITPADVEIFLHGTTVATNAVLEGKGARVGLIVTEGYRQVMQIARSFVPGGLAGWIVWPKPTPLAALEDTFEVKGRMSAQGEEIRAVDDADIRAVLERLKAQGVEALTVSLMNAYLNGAHEKRVAELAAEILPDVPISLSHIVLPEMQEYERTLTTVANAAVRPVVGRYVRNLRSRLRDAGMAGKLALLRSDGGLMSSEKSEEHPVSLLMSGPAGGVTGAIWVGKNAGIRNILTLDVGGTSTDVALIENLEARRVRTTEVGHLSVRASALDVKTVGAGGGSIAYVPELTGALRVGPQSAGAVPGPVAYGKGGELPTVTDANVVLGYLPEALLGGTFKLDREGAKKAVQTIADALKIDLYAAARGIIDIVNENMFGALRMISVQQGYDPRDFALMGFGGAGPLHVNAVARLMGSWPAISPVSPGVLCALGDATTRMRTETARSFSRLASATTLEELGGILDEMATQIGDELVAEGVAKDDITITFEVDVRYAGQAFEVPMAVTRDDLHSHGIEWLTGRFDEEHHRLFTFNMDSEHEIVNLRAVAMGQALDLPAATLPQGNGDPSAAKLRDHELWMDGAMMPAVIYDRSKLLAGDVIPGPAIVIEMDSTTLIEADCTGTVDAVGNILITLKTGN, from the coding sequence ATGAGTTACAGGCTGGGTGTCGATGTGGGCGGCACATTTACCGATCTGCTGCTGTTCGACGAACAATCCGGCGCCTTTTGGCGTCACAAGACCCCGTCCACGCCGCATGACAGCTCGGAAGGCATTCTGACCGGCGTGCAGGCGATCTGCGGCAGCGCGGGCATCACGCCTGCCGATGTCGAGATCTTCCTGCACGGCACGACGGTCGCCACCAATGCGGTGCTGGAGGGCAAGGGCGCACGCGTCGGCCTGATCGTCACCGAAGGCTATCGCCAGGTGATGCAGATCGCGCGCAGCTTCGTCCCCGGCGGGCTTGCCGGCTGGATCGTCTGGCCCAAGCCGACGCCGCTCGCCGCACTGGAGGACACGTTCGAGGTCAAGGGGCGCATGTCCGCGCAGGGCGAGGAAATTCGTGCGGTGGACGATGCCGATATCCGCGCCGTGCTGGAACGGCTGAAGGCGCAAGGCGTCGAGGCGCTGACGGTCAGCCTGATGAACGCATATCTCAACGGCGCGCACGAAAAGCGGGTGGCGGAACTGGCCGCCGAGATCCTGCCTGATGTGCCGATTTCGCTGAGCCATATCGTGCTGCCCGAGATGCAGGAATATGAGCGGACGCTGACCACCGTCGCCAACGCCGCAGTGCGCCCGGTGGTCGGCCGTTATGTCCGCAACCTGCGCAGCCGCCTGCGCGACGCGGGCATGGCGGGCAAGCTCGCCCTGCTGCGCTCGGACGGCGGGCTGATGTCCTCCGAAAAGTCCGAAGAGCATCCCGTCTCGCTGCTGATGTCGGGGCCTGCAGGCGGCGTCACCGGTGCGATCTGGGTCGGCAAGAACGCCGGTATCCGCAATATTCTGACGCTCGACGTCGGCGGCACCTCGACCGACGTGGCGCTGATCGAGAATCTGGAGGCGCGCCGCGTGCGCACCACCGAGGTCGGGCACCTGTCGGTCCGCGCTTCGGCGCTCGACGTGAAGACGGTCGGCGCTGGCGGCGGATCGATCGCCTATGTGCCTGAACTGACGGGAGCCCTTCGCGTCGGCCCGCAATCGGCGGGCGCGGTGCCCGGCCCGGTGGCCTATGGGAAGGGCGGCGAGCTGCCCACCGTGACCGATGCCAATGTCGTGCTCGGTTATCTGCCCGAGGCACTGCTCGGCGGCACCTTCAAGCTCGACCGCGAGGGCGCGAAAAAGGCGGTCCAAACCATCGCCGATGCGCTGAAGATCGACCTCTACGCCGCCGCGCGCGGCATCATCGATATCGTCAACGAGAACATGTTCGGCGCGCTGCGCATGATCTCGGTGCAGCAGGGCTATGACCCGCGCGACTTTGCGCTGATGGGCTTTGGCGGCGCAGGCCCGCTGCACGTCAATGCGGTCGCCCGGCTGATGGGCAGCTGGCCCGCAATCTCTCCGGTCTCGCCCGGCGTGCTGTGCGCGCTCGGCGATGCGACGACGCGGATGCGCACCGAAACCGCGCGCAGCTTCTCGCGGCTCGCAAGCGCCACCACGCTGGAGGAATTGGGCGGCATTCTCGACGAGATGGCCACCCAGATCGGCGACGAGCTGGTCGCTGAGGGCGTCGCGAAGGACGATATCACGATCACCTTCGAGGTCGATGTCCGCTATGCGGGCCAGGCGTTCGAGGTGCCGATGGCGGTGACCCGCGACGACCTGCACAGCCATGGCATCGAATGGCTGACCGGACGCTTTGACGAGGAGCACCACCGGCTGTTCACCTTCAACATGGATTCGGAGCACGAGATCGTGAACCTGCGCGCCGTCGCGATGGGCCAGGCGCTCGACCTGCCCGCCGCCACGCTGCCGCAGGGCAACGGCGATCCGTCGGCGGCGAAGCTGCGCGATCATGAGCTGTGGATGGACGGGGCGATGATGCCTGCGGTCATCTACGATCGCTCCAAGCTGCTTGCCGGAGACGTGATCCCCGGCCCGGCCATCGTCATCGAAATGGATTCCACCACGCTGATCGAAGCGGATTGCACCGGCACCGTCGATGCCGTCGGCAACATCCTGATCACGCTGAAGACGGGGAACTGA
- a CDS encoding hydantoinase B/oxoprolinase family protein, which produces MPATIIQTNNTPFEKQTIDPVSLDIIENALRNARIEMDATLVRTAMSPGIREQGDAFPLIADHLGRMIVGQFGSFIGGFLEGYDGTLEDGDMIFLSDPYSVGGAISHCNDWLVLLPVFKDGRLLAYTAMFGHQSDIGGKVPGSMPIDATNIFQEGVRIPPVKIYKQGVYNEDLVKLVLHQSRTPAWCAADLNALIASCRVAARRVIEMSERFGVDTYVSATQELLARNHRAMKTLLAQAISEDPVSFEDYICDDGMGYGPYKLKCTMWRDGDKVILDFDGTDPQSQASINFLLNENMFKMFFGIYMIMVFDPQILFNDGFYDLIEVRIPDGSLLKPRYPAALSGRTHALGRIFDILGGLLGQKTPEFLNAAGFSSSPHLFYAGTDKKGEWFQLFQIGFGGIPGRPMGDGPDGHSLWPGFTNVPNEFLERYFPLVIERYETVPDSGGAGLHRGGNGIIMTYRFLEPGVIAIHDDRWFVPPWGVNGGKPGARARKILEKPDGTQTIVGNKVEDVAIEAGDVLHFITWGGGGWGDPLERDPELVGKEIRQGLVTPAGARAYGVVADADGVVDTAATEALRAEILAERGDLPLFDYGPGIEQLRANCLEETGLPAPIQPRWANYAIAAE; this is translated from the coding sequence ATGCCCGCCACCATCATCCAGACCAACAACACCCCGTTCGAGAAGCAGACCATCGATCCGGTCAGTCTCGACATCATCGAAAACGCGCTGCGCAACGCGCGCATCGAAATGGACGCGACGCTCGTCCGCACCGCCATGTCGCCCGGCATCCGCGAGCAGGGTGATGCCTTTCCGCTGATCGCCGACCATCTCGGCCGGATGATCGTCGGTCAGTTCGGCAGCTTTATCGGCGGCTTTCTCGAGGGCTATGACGGCACGCTCGAGGATGGCGACATGATCTTTCTGTCCGATCCCTATTCGGTCGGCGGCGCGATCAGCCATTGCAACGACTGGCTCGTTCTTCTCCCCGTGTTCAAGGATGGCCGCCTGCTCGCCTATACCGCGATGTTCGGCCATCAGAGCGACATTGGCGGCAAGGTGCCCGGATCGATGCCGATCGATGCGACCAACATCTTCCAGGAAGGCGTGCGCATTCCGCCGGTGAAGATTTACAAGCAGGGCGTGTACAACGAGGATCTGGTCAAGCTGGTGCTGCACCAGAGCCGCACGCCGGCCTGGTGCGCGGCAGACCTCAACGCCCTGATCGCCTCGTGCCGCGTCGCGGCGCGCCGGGTGATCGAGATGAGCGAGCGCTTTGGCGTCGACACCTATGTCTCGGCGACGCAGGAGCTGCTCGCGCGCAACCACCGCGCGATGAAGACCCTGCTCGCCCAGGCGATCAGCGAAGACCCGGTAAGCTTCGAGGATTATATCTGCGACGACGGCATGGGCTATGGCCCGTACAAGCTGAAGTGCACGATGTGGCGCGACGGCGACAAGGTCATCCTCGATTTCGACGGCACCGATCCGCAGAGCCAAGCCTCGATCAACTTCCTGCTCAACGAGAACATGTTCAAGATGTTCTTTGGCATCTACATGATCATGGTCTTCGATCCGCAGATCCTGTTCAACGACGGGTTCTATGACCTGATCGAGGTGCGCATTCCCGATGGCTCGCTGCTCAAGCCGCGCTATCCCGCCGCTCTGTCGGGTCGTACCCACGCGCTGGGCCGCATCTTCGACATCCTCGGCGGGCTGCTCGGCCAGAAGACGCCCGAGTTCCTCAACGCCGCCGGATTCTCGTCGTCGCCGCACCTGTTCTATGCGGGCACCGACAAGAAGGGCGAGTGGTTCCAGCTGTTCCAGATCGGCTTTGGCGGCATTCCGGGACGACCGATGGGCGACGGGCCCGATGGCCATTCGCTCTGGCCGGGCTTTACCAACGTGCCCAACGAGTTTCTGGAACGCTATTTCCCGCTGGTCATCGAGCGCTACGAGACCGTGCCCGATAGCGGCGGCGCAGGGCTGCATCGCGGCGGCAACGGCATCATCATGACCTATCGCTTCCTGGAGCCCGGCGTCATCGCGATCCATGACGACCGCTGGTTCGTGCCGCCCTGGGGCGTCAATGGCGGCAAGCCGGGCGCACGCGCGCGCAAGATCCTGGAAAAGCCCGATGGCACGCAGACCATTGTCGGCAACAAGGTGGAAGATGTCGCCATCGAGGCGGGTGACGTGCTGCACTTCATCACCTGGGGCGGCGGCGGCTGGGGCGACCCGCTGGAGCGCGATCCCGAGCTCGTCGGCAAGGAAATCCGCCAGGGGCTGGTCACGCCAGCTGGCGCCAGGGCCTATGGCGTGGTCGCCGATGCCGATGGCGTGGTCGACACGGCCGCGACCGAGGCCTTGCGGGCCGAGATTCTGGCCGAGCGCGGCGATCTTCCGCTGTTCGATTACGGCCCGGGCATCGAGCAATTGCGCGCCAATTGCCTTGAGGAAACCGGGCTGCCCGCGCCGATCCAGCCGCGCTGGGCCAATTACGCCATTGCTGCAGAATAA
- a CDS encoding CoA transferase gives MSQDNRGALAGIRVVELGQLIAGPFCGQLLGDMGAEVIKVEPPAVDGKGGGDPMRNWGHGEHKLWWEVVARNKKSVSANLRIAEGQEIVRKLAAHADILIENFKPGTIEKWGLGPDALHAINPRLIIVRVSGYGQTGPYSSRAGFGGIGEAMGGWRAIVGDPDRPPSRMGVSIGDSLAATYGCMGALAALHARERTGKGQVVDSALYEAVLQVMESLVPEYMVSGHVRRRTGSILEGIAPSNVYQCSDGEYLIGANQDAVFGRLCQAMGRPELATDPRYVSHVARGQNQKELDDLIEAWTSRLTVAEVEALMIEYSVPAGKIYGAADMLEDEHFKAREALVEVDSPRWGKFAMQNSFPKLSGTPSAIRTLAPQSIGEHNDEIYGKLLGMDQQTIDNLKDAGAI, from the coding sequence ATGAGCCAGGACAACCGGGGGGCATTGGCCGGCATTCGTGTCGTCGAACTGGGGCAGTTGATCGCAGGTCCGTTCTGCGGCCAGCTGCTCGGCGACATGGGAGCCGAAGTGATCAAGGTCGAGCCCCCGGCTGTCGACGGCAAGGGTGGCGGCGACCCGATGCGCAACTGGGGCCATGGCGAGCACAAATTGTGGTGGGAGGTCGTGGCCCGCAACAAGAAGTCGGTCAGCGCCAATCTGCGCATCGCCGAAGGGCAGGAGATCGTGCGCAAGCTTGCCGCGCATGCCGATATCCTGATCGAGAATTTCAAGCCCGGCACGATCGAGAAATGGGGGCTGGGCCCCGATGCGCTGCACGCCATCAACCCCCGGCTCATCATCGTGCGCGTCTCTGGCTATGGCCAGACCGGCCCCTATTCGTCGCGCGCGGGCTTTGGAGGCATTGGCGAGGCGATGGGCGGCTGGCGCGCGATCGTCGGCGATCCTGACCGCCCGCCCAGCCGCATGGGCGTATCGATCGGCGACAGCCTGGCGGCGACCTATGGCTGCATGGGCGCACTGGCCGCGCTGCACGCCCGCGAGCGTACCGGCAAGGGCCAGGTGGTCGACAGCGCGCTCTATGAGGCGGTGCTGCAGGTGATGGAAAGCCTGGTGCCCGAATATATGGTCAGCGGCCATGTGCGGCGGCGCACCGGGTCGATCCTGGAAGGTATTGCGCCGAGCAACGTCTATCAGTGCAGCGATGGCGAATATCTGATCGGCGCAAACCAGGACGCGGTGTTTGGCAGGCTATGCCAGGCGATGGGGCGTCCCGAACTCGCGACCGACCCGCGCTATGTCAGCCATGTCGCGCGCGGCCAGAACCAGAAGGAACTCGATGACCTGATCGAGGCCTGGACATCCAGGCTGACCGTTGCTGAGGTCGAGGCGCTGATGATCGAATACAGCGTGCCTGCCGGCAAGATTTATGGTGCGGCCGACATGCTGGAGGACGAGCATTTCAAGGCGCGCGAGGCGCTGGTCGAGGTCGACAGCCCGCGCTGGGGCAAGTTCGCCATGCAGAACAGCTTCCCCAAGCTGTCGGGCACGCCAAGCGCGATCCGGACGCTCGCCCCGCAGAGCATCGGCGAGCATA